In Cicer arietinum cultivar CDC Frontier isolate Library 1 chromosome 7, Cicar.CDCFrontier_v2.0, whole genome shotgun sequence, a single window of DNA contains:
- the LOC101503777 gene encoding protein PLASTID MOVEMENT IMPAIRED 1-RELATED 1-like, with the protein MLPKIEEEHNTLLQDVETIRKTLYMERTLSRNSTSSSSSSSKFTDKDPKPNPNNKEDNLKKDKKSIWNWNLLRALSLTRSKKFNCCFSLQIHLIEGLPLSFNDSTLCVHWKRRDEHLVTPPAKVIKGSAEFQDILSYTCSITGSKSGPHNSAKYEGKHFLLYASVVGVPELDLGKHRLDITRLLPLALEDLEEEKSSGKWTTSFRLSGKAKGAVMNVSFGYVVVGDNNICAPYVLTSRQNCIALSETDINPCQYSPRFIDEVKDLHEVLMSSKSVMESSADVLYKKIDDENTCGPLHMKHELVLKENLEPIKLDACRSPDTEIGKLVEHQCNERKTCSPVCGESEFDVFQESLETFETDGYSLSESVNENSDDFSVVDQGIEFNVSDSSKESVVVHEISNKSDELWTKEILLQEIESALNSISELETIALESPKIMEVTSECKFRKSQSLDDFTESVASEFLSMLGVDHSPTGFSSESDPESPRECLLRQFEKDVGSECFSLFNVDYDEEEEEDCVYDASEQCKFSTGIRAPSLLHDLQEGLEFENVRSKPKGHILEDSETEALMREWGWSEESFQHSPPKGVAGFGSPIPQLPEEPPRLPPLAEGFGPFLQTKNGGFLRSMNSSLFRNAKSGGNLIMQVSNPVVMPAEMGSGIMETLHYLASVGIEKLSMQANKFMPLEDITGKTIQQISWESMPNLEGNGRQCHLQHDLATWKGSSCMQRGLKELSSDEFSSISIGNQGGSGFFSLEDLAPLAMDKIEALSMEGLKIQSGMSEEDAPSNIIANSFKNLAGLQAKRVDIGNSLGLDGAAALQLLNNRDSSDEVDGIMELSLTLDEWMRLDSGEIDDIDDISEHTFKLLAAHHANSFDVVRESSKGRKKKGKGHGRKCGLLGNNFTVALMVQLRDPLRNYEPVGTPMLALIQVERVFAPPKQKLYLTVSEVGNNTDEDDECEIRAKVEMKDNKEERSIKEKGIAQFRITEVHVAGLKIESQKKKLWGTSSQQQSGSRWLIANGMSKSNKNPLMKSKVASKIGAQGTTTKVQPGDTLWSISSRIYGTGAKWKELGALNPHIRNPNIIIPNESIRIR; encoded by the exons aTGTTGCCGAAAATTGAAGAAGAGCATAACACGTTGTTACAAGATGTTGAAACTATTAGAAAAACTCTCTACATGGAAAGAACCCTTTCTAGGAattcaacatcatcatcatcatcatcatcaaaattCACAGACAAAGATCCTAAACCAAACCCTAATAATAAAGAAGATAATTTGAAAAAGGataagaaatctatatggaaTTGGAATCTATTAAGAGCACTTTCCCTAACAAGGAGTAAGAAATTCAATTGTTGTTTTTCTCTCCAAATCCATTTGATTGAAGGTTTACCTTTGAGTTTCAATGATTCTACCCTTTGTGTTCATTGGAAGAGGCGCGACGAGCATTTGGTGACTCCTCCTGCTAAAGTAATTAAAGGTTCTGCTGAATTTCAAGACATTTTGAGTTACACGTGTTCAATTACTGGAAGTAAAAGTGGACCGCACAATTCTGCAAAATATGAAGGTAAACATTTTTTGCTCTATGCTTCTGTGGTTGGTGTTCCTGAACTTGATTTAGGGAAGCATCGTTTGGATATCACAAGGTTGCTTCCTCTTGCTTTGGAAGATCTTGAAGAGGAGAAGAGTTCAGGGAAATGGACTACAAGTTTTAGGTTATCAGGAAAGGCTAAAGGTGCTGTGATGAATGTAAGTTTTGGGTATGTAGTGGTTGGTGATAACAACATTTGTGCTCCTTATGTATTGACTTCAAGGCAAAATTGTATAGCTTTGAGTGAAACCGATATAAATCCGTGTCAGTATTCGCCTCGGTTTATAGATGAGGTGAAGGATCTTCATGAGGTATTGATGTCATCAAAATCAGTAATGGAAAGTTCAGCAGATGTCTtgtataagaaaattgatgatGAAAACACATGTGGTCCCCTGCACATGAAACATGAACTTGTATTAAAAGAGAATCTTGAGCCAATCAAACTTGATGCATGTCGTTCGCCTGATACTGAAATAGGAAAGCTAGTAGAACATCAGTGTAATGAAAGAAAAACATGTAGTCCAGTGTGTGGCGAATCTGAATTTGATGTGTTTCAAGAAAGCTTGGAGACATTTGAGACAGATGGTTATTCTTTATCTGAGTCTGTAAATGAGAATTCTGATGATTTTTCTGTTGTTGATCAAGGCATTGAATTCAATGTCAGTGATAGTTCTAAGGAAAGTGTCGTGGTACATGAAATTTCTAACAAAAGCGATGAGTTATGGACGAAAGAAATTCTCCTGCAAGAAATAGAATCAGCATTGAATAGTATCTCAGAGTTGGAGACAATAGCATTGGAATCTCCCAAAATTATGGAAGTCACATCTGAGTGTAAGTTCAGAAAGTCACAGAGCTTGGATGATTTCACTGAATCAGTTGCCAGTGAATTTTTGAGTATGCTAGGCGTAGACCATAGTCCAACGGGCTTTAGTTCTGAAAGTGATCCCGAGTCTCCAAGAGAGTGCCTTTTAAGACAATTTGAGAAGGATGTTGGGTCTGAATGTTTCTCTTTATTTAATGTGGAttatgatgaagaagaagaagaagattgtGTTTATGATGCTTCTGAGCAGTGTAAGTTCTCTACTGGTATTAGAGCACCATCCTTGTTGCATGATCTGCAGGAAGGGcttgaatttgaaaatgtgaGGAGCAAACCAAAGGGTCACATACTAGAAGACTCAGAAACAGAAGCCTTAATGCGTGAATGGGGTTGGAGTGAGGAGTCTTTTCAGCATTCTCCACCAAAAGGCGTTGCCGGTTTTGGAAGTCCAATACCTCAACTACCTGAAGAGCCTCCTAGATTACCTCCTCTGGCAGAAGGGTTTGGTCCTTTCCTCCAGACAAAAAATGGCGGATTTCTACGGTCTATGAATTCCTCACTTTTCAGGAATGCTAAAAGTGGTGGGAACTTAATCATGCAGGTTTCCAACCCTGTTGTTATGCCTGCAGAAATGGGTTCAGGGATAATGGAGACTTTGCATTATTTGGCATCAGTCGGAATTGAAAAGCTTTCGATGCAGGCAAACAAGTTTATGCCTCTTGAAGATATCACAGGGAAGACAATACAACAAATATCATGGGAATCTATGCCAAACTTAGAAGGCAATGGCAg GCAATGCCATTTGCAGCATGATTTGGCAACGTGGAAAGGTTCTTCTTGCATGCAAAGGGGCTTGAAAGAATTATCATCTGATGAGTTCAGTTCAATTTCAATTGGCAACCAAGGAGGTTCAGGATTCTTTTCATTGGAAGATCTTGCTCCTTTGGCTATGGATAAAATTGAAGCACTTTCGATGGAGGGTTTAAAAATACAATCTGGGATGTCTGAGGAGGATGCCCCATCAAACATCATTGCAAATTCCTTTAAAAATCTTGCTGGTCTCCAGGCCAAGAGGGTTGACATTGGAAATTCTCTTGGCCTAGATGGAGCTGCTGCTTTACAGTTGTTGAATAACAGAGACAGCAGCGATGAAGTTGATGGGATAATGGAACTATCATTAACTCTTGATGAGTGGATGAGACTAGATTCGGGTGAGATTGATGATATAGATGATATCAGTGAACATACTTTCAAACTTCTTGCAGCCCATCATGCCAACTCTTTCGACGTTGTCCGTGAGAGTTCAAAAGGAAGGAAGAAAAAAGGCAAAGGTCATGGCAGGAAATGTGGTTTGCTAGGAAACAATTTCACAGTAGCACTAATGGTGCAGCTTCGCGATCCTCTGAGAAATTACGAGCCAGTTGGAACACCAATGCTTGCTCTTATACAAGTGGAGAGAGTGTTTGCCCCACCAAAGCAAAAGCTTTACTTGACTGTGTCTGAGGTAGGGAACAATActgatgaagatgatgagtGTGAAATAAGAGCAAAGGTGGAGATGAAAGACAACAAAGAGGAGAGAAGTATTAAAGAAAAAGGCATTGCTCAGTTCAGAATTACAGAAGTCCATGTTGCAGGTCTTAAGATTGAGTCCCAAAAAAAGAAACTTTGGGGTACATCAAGTCAGCAACAATCTGGTTCGCGCTGGTTGATTGCTAATGGAATGAGCAAGAGCAATAAGAATCCACTGATGAAGTCTAAGGTTGCTTCTAAGATTGGCGCTCAGGGCACTACCACAAAGGTGCAACCTGGGGACACATTGTGGAGCATATCGTCTCGTATTTATGGTACTGGTGCAAAATGGAAGGAATTAGGAGCACTAAATCCACACATAAGAAATCCCAATATCATTATACCAAATGAATCTATAAGAATACGTTGA